In Botrytis cinerea B05.10 chromosome 6, complete sequence, the following proteins share a genomic window:
- the Bcamf1 gene encoding Bcamf1, giving the protein METPLSSTSSSEMMAGHESLNIEKEKSRPENAHPNTLTPVQSKIEHFNSRPREFTFIAIICMAQLMTQAALGQAIAPLHIIGSSFGVTNPGQLSWFAAAYSLTVGTFIIIAGRLGDLYGHKLLFISGFFWFALWSLLAGFSAYSNAIFFDVARALQGIGPAFLLPNALAILARIYEPGRKKEMIFSLFGATAPTGFTLGATFSSIFAEFVWWPWAYWVTAMVCVLLAIVGLVVIPHTPPPQFDRSVSMFKRADGLGALTGVAGLVLVNFSWNQGPVIGWTTVYVYVILIIGALVLGLFAFIESRAPYPLVPFGAFNSHTGYTLACIAGGWASFGIWIFYFWQLLEEIRGISPLLASAMVSPTTISGLCASLTTGKILSKVPASTVMMIAMTGFLIGSILMATVPINQTYWAQTFVACVVTPWGMDMSFPAATILLSDSMHKDHQGLAASLVNTVVNYSISIGLGIAGTVEVQINNGGKNPKDLLKGYRGAQYVGIGLAGLGVACSIMFSLSERRKRAKDRKEEGRIEEP; this is encoded by the exons ATGGAGACTCCCTTATCGTCAACTTCCTCTTCCGAGATGATGGCAGGCCATGAGTCTCTCAATATTGAGAAGGAAAAATCTAGACCCGAGAACGCCCACCCGAACACTCTCACTCCTGTTCAAAGCAAAATCGAACACTTTAATTCGCGCCCCCGAGAGTTTACTTTCATCGCAATAATATGTATGGCCCAACTTATGACGCAAGCCGCATTGGGTCAAGCGATTGCTCCATTACACATCATTGGATCTAGTTTTGGCGTCACAAATCCTGGACAGCTGA GCTGGTTTGCTGCTGCATACTCACTGACGGTCGGtacattcattattattgCGGGACGTCTAGGAGATCTCTATGGCCACAAACTGCTCTTCATAAGTGGTTTCTTTTGGTTCGCACTTTGGTCACTTCTAGCTGGTTTCAGCGCGTACTCGAATGCAATCTTCTTCGATGTTGCTCGTGCCCTTCAAGGAATTGGACCGGCTTTTCTTTTGCCAAATGCTCTGGCAATCCTTGCTCGTATCTATGAGCcaggaaggaagaaggagatgattttTAGTCTCTTTGGTGCCACAGCTCCAACAGGCTTTACTCTCGGTGCAACTTTCTCGAGCATATTTGCGGAATTTGTCTGGTGGCCTTGGGCGTACTGGGTTACTGCTATGGTTTGCGTCCTACTCGCTATAGTAGGCCTTGTTGTCATTCCCCACACACCACCTCCACAATTTGATCGTTCAGTCAGTATGTTCAAGCGAGCTGATGGTCTCGGAGCCTTGACCGGAGTTGCAGGATTGGTCCTGGTTAACTTTTCATGGAATCAAGGACCTGTAATTGGCTGGACTACcgtttatgtttatgttaTTCTGATTATTGGGGCTCTTGTGCTCGGACTTTTCGCATTCATCGAATCTCGTGCGCCATACCCATTGGTACCATTTGGTGCGTTTAACTCTCACACTGGTTACACACTTGCATGTATTGCAGGTGGATGGGCTAGTTTCGGGATCTGGATCTTCTACTTCTGGCAATTGTTGGAGGAGATTAGGGGGATCAGTCCACTCCTCGCATCGGCAATGGTCTCGCCTACAACTATAAGCGGACTTTGTGCATCATTGACTACGGGAAAGATCCTTAGCAAAGTCCCAGCCAGTACtgtgatgatgattgctATGACCGGCTTTCTCATTGGATCAATTCTGATGGCCACGGTTCCTATCAATCAAACATATTGGGCACAAACTTTCGTTGCATGTGTTGTAACTCCTTGGGGAAT GGATATGTCATTCCCAGCAGCAACGATTCTCCTAAGCGATTCCATGCATAAAGATCACCAAGGGCTCGCCGCCTCTCTTGTCAACACGGTCGTCAATTACTCAATCTCGATCGGTTTAGGTATTGCCGGAACTGTAGAAGTCCAGATTAATAACGGCGGAAAGAATCCCAAAGATCTTCTGAAAGGATACCGTGGAGCTCAGTATGTAGGAATTGGACTGGCGGGACTGGGCGTGGCTTGCTCAATCATGTTTTCGTTGTCGGAGAGGAGGAAGCGGGCTAAGGATAGGAAGGAGGAGGGGCGGATAGAGGAACCTTGA
- the Bcrdr1 gene encoding Bcrdr1, translating into MSESINGSAINGSAINGSSILPSHTPSAAPLPSTQPSNSDRPIQGRQRARRACLPCRQRKRKCDVEFPCSMCTRYGYNCRYPDQHNPPNPNLSPIRTILPGHNDMRHGFSSTTNHTPRRQSITNSQSPSTSSQDVVDRGILDPLRSRYMSQHSAVAFPRSLGVEFQSANPPPLHSFAWNCGIRAEEAASAHTNLTQLVSFDDFKRFSDIYAATVHGPFGFLDWPYFMRRCNDYWTNQGRDLTFGAVVGGVVALGSFFAFRLGHPRELEIVQHVKTVLEDPTFSRHPSIDQINAWILRTLYLRSTTRPHVAWLASCIALHLAEATGLHQEVHSVLLTTEGDTQAKRMDQAEIERARKTFWMAWSVHTIISYEYGRSAVILNSISCKPVKDTMGDSSVVHIRIAQLIPRDNMVVSSVTHKEELINGLKELAQIPDVHPFLSLSKADVCFCFYRRLRLMKQGLEKEAIQSIIDIGNKGAEAADTFARNGHPWWNILSTTFQYFCVLLAIDTSESLSNVSWVLNIFENIVRIVDTHLAHEALDTAKVLLRDSMAKKRRDLGFLENADGQHGPETERQVDINWDALLDPTFPDALMSEDFSIYNN; encoded by the coding sequence ATGtcagaatcaatcaatgggTCAGCAATTAATGGGTCAGCAATTAATGGGTCCTCAATACTGCCCTCACACACACCATCAGCGGCGCCATTGCCGTCGACGCAACCGAGCAATTCGGATCGTCCAATACAAGGGCGTCAACGAGCGAGAAGAGCTTGTCTTCCGTGTCGGCAACGGAAGAGAAAATGCGATGTGGAATTTCCCTGTTCAATGTGCACGCGGTATGGATACAATTGTCGATACCCCGATCAGCATAATCCaccaaatcccaatctttCACCTATACGGACAATTCTCCCAGGCCACAATGACATGAGGCATGGCttttcatcaacaacaaatcacACGCCTAGACGTCAGAGTATCACgaattctcaatctccatccACATCGTCACAAGATGTTGTTGATCGTGGTATTCTTGATCCTTTGAGATCACGATATATGAGTCAGCATTCTGCGGTTGCTTTCCCCAGAAGTCTTGGTGTGGAATTTCAATCCGCAAATCCACCAcctcttcattcttttgCTTGGAATTGTGGGATTAGAGCTGAGGAAGCTGCGTCTGCTCATACCAATTTAACTCAATTGGTttcttttgatgatttcaagCGGTTTTCGGACATATATGCGGCAACAGTTCATGGTCCATTTGGATTCCTGGATTGGCCATACTTTATGAGACGGTGTAATGATTATTGGACTAATCAAGGAAGAGATTTGACATTTGGTGCTGTTGTTGGTGGGGTGGTAGCTTTGGGATCATTTTTTGCTTTTCGACTCGGCCATCCTCgggaattggaaattgtCCAGCACGTAAAAACGGTTCTAGAGGATCCCACATTTAGCCGCCATCCTTCAATTGATCAAATCAATGCATGGATCCTCCGGACCCTGTATCTTCGATCGACGACCAGACCTCACGTTGCGTGGCTTGCTAGCTGTATCGCCTTGCATTTGGCTGAAGCTACAGGCTTACATCAGGAAGTCCACTCGGTACTATTGACTACGGAAGGAGATACTCAAGCAAAAAGAATGGATCAAGCAGAAATAGAAAGAGCCAGAAAAACTTTCTGGATGGCCTGGTCTGTTCATACGATTATCTCGTATGAATATGGGAGATCGGCAGTAATTCTCAATAGTATAAGTTGCAAGCCAGTCAAGGATACTATGGGTGACAGTTCAGTTGTCCACATCAGGATTGCTCAACTAATCCCTCGCGATAACATGGTCGTCAGTTCCGTAACACATAAAGAGGAGCTAATAAACggattgaaagaattggCACAGATTCCAGACGTACATCCGTTCCTTTCACTCTCTAAAGCAGATGTATGTTTTTGTTTCTATAGAAGGTTAAGGCTTATGAAACAAGGAttggagaaagaagcaaTCCAATCTATCATTGACATAGGAAACAAAGGTGCCGAAGCAGCAGATACATTTGCCCGTAATGGTCATCCTTGGTGGAATATCCTCTCAACCACCTTCCAATACTTTTGTGTCCTCCTCGCCATCGATACCTCGGAAAGTCTATCAAACGTTTCGTGGGTCCTAAATATTTTCGAGAATATTGTAAGGATAGTAGATACACATTTAGCGCACGAAGCGTTGGACACTGCAAAGGTTTTGCTGAGAGACAGTATGGCGAAAAAGAGgagggatttgggatttttgGAAAATGCGGATGGACAGCATGGGCCGGAAACAGAGAGGCAGGTCGATATTAATTGGGATGCGTTGTTGGACCCAACATTTCCAGATGCACTGATGAGTGAGGACTTttcgatttataataattaa